The DNA segment AGCGGGTAGCGGGCTTCCGCCGACTCGAAGAAGACGAGGTTCCCGAATCCCTGCATGGGGTAGGCGAGGAGGCCGGACACGAGGGCGAAACCCGCGAGGATCATCAGGGGGACCGTCATGACGCGCGGCGATTCGTGCGGGTGCTCGTGGCCCCGGTACTCCCCGCGGAAGGTCATGAACCAGAGGCGGAAGATGTAGAACGCCGTGAGGAACGCGGTGACGACGCCGAACGCGTACAGCAGGTAGAAGCCGGGTTGCTCCGCGCCGGCCTCGAACGTCACCGAAAGAATCTCGCCCTTGCTGAAGAAACCGCTGAACGGGACGATGCCCGCGAGGGCCAGGGCGCCGAAGAGCATCGTCTTCGAGGTGATAGGCAGGTGGTGGGAGAGCCCGCCCATCTCCCGCATGTCGTTCGTGTGCACGGCATGGATGACGCTCCCGGCGCCGAGGAAGAGGAGCGCCTTGAAGAACGCGTGATTGAACAAATGATAGAGCGCCGCGCTGTAGCCCGCGGAGTCCACCGGCTCGCCTCGGACCGACTCCGTCGCCATGAGGTACGCCCCGGCCCCGAGGCCGAGGAACATGTAGGCGAGCTGGGAGATCGTCGAGAAGGCGAGCACTCGCTTGATGTCAACGTTGACCACCGCCATCGTCGCCGCGAAGAGTGCGGTGAAGCCGCCGATCGCGGCGATGACGAGGATCGCGGTGAAGGGCGGCTCGACGGTGGGGGCGAGCGGCACCAAGAAGATGAACGACCGCGCGACAAGGTAGACCCCGGCCTTGACCATCGTCGCCGCGTGAATCAGGGCGCTGACCGTCGTCGGGCCCTCCATCGCATCCGGCAACCAGGCGTGGAGCGGGAACTGCGCCGACTTGCCGACGGCGCCGCCGAAGAGGAGCAGAGGGATGACCGTCAGGAGCTCCGGCGTGAGCGTGTTCGGATACAGGACAGCCATCCGCGCCCGGATCCCGTCGAACGTCAGCGTCCCGAAGACGTTCCAGATCACGAGCACGCCAATCAAAAAGAGGACGTCGCCCACACGCGTCACGAGGAACGCTTTCTTCGCGGCGGCCGCGGCCTCCGGCTTGTGGTACCAGAAGCCGATGAGCAGGTACGAGCAGAGGCCCATGATCTCCCAGAAGATCAGGAGCTGGAGGAAGTTGTCCGCGCTCACGGTGCCGAGCATGCCCGTCGCGAACAGGCTGACCTCGGCGTAGTATCGCGCCTTCCCCTCCTCCTCGCGCATGTAGCCCATGGAGTAGACGAAAATCAGGAGGCAGAGGAACGAGACAAGGACGAGCATCAGCGCGCTGAGATTGTCGATCAGCAAGGCGATCCTGAGGTCGGTGCCGGATATGCCGGGAATCCAGACGTATCCGTCGAGGGTCTCCGTAAACGCGCCGCCGAGGCCACCTTGCATCAGCACCTGCACGAAGATGTAGAGGGAGAGGACGAACGACCCGGCCATCGCGCCGACGACGACGTGGCCGCCGCCTTCGGGCAGCCGCCGGCCGACCAGGCCGACGAGGACGAACGCCGCGAGGGGCAGAAGCAGGATGAGCCAAGCGAGCCAGGCGTTCTCGATCATCCGTCACCACTTGAGGAACCGGACCTTGTCGAGCTCGATCGTCCCGTGGGTCTGGTAAATCGAGAGGAAGATCGCGAGTCCGACCGCCGCGTCCGCCGCCGCCACGGCGATCCCCAGGAGGGCGAACACCTGGCCGCTCGGGTCCCCGCTGTACGAGGAGAACGCGACGAAGTTCAGGATCGAGGCGTTGAGCATAATCTCGATCGACATGAGGACGATGATCGCGTTGCGGCGAGCTAGGATCCCGTACAGTCCGATGCAGAAGAGCATCGCGGAGAGGAGCAACTCGTACTCGAGAGGGATCACGGCCCCACCTTCCCCGCCTCGTCCATCTTCGCGAGGTAGACCCCGCCGATCATCGCCGCGCCGAGCAAGATCGCGATGAGGAGGACCGTGATCGCGTACGCGTTGAAGAGCTGGTTCGCGATGCCGTTCGACGACGTCGCGTTCGGATTGTACACGGGAATCGCCGTGGGCGTGTTGGGCCAGCCTACGTTTCCGAGGAAGGACAGGGCCATCACGAGGAACAGGGCTCCCGTCGCGAGGACGACCAGGACCTGGCGCGCGTTCACGTGCCGCCCTCCGGCTCAGCCGCCTCGTCCATGATCTTGCGGCGCGTGAGCATGATACCGAAGACGAACAGGACCGGGACCGCGCCGGCGTACACGAGGATCTGGATCAGGAAGACGAATTCGCTCAGGAACAGCAGGTAGATCGCGCCGATCGTGACGAGCGTCATCGCGAGCCAGAACGCCGCGCGGACGAGGCGCCGGTTGACGACGACGAGGACCGAACCGATCACCTCGAAGGCGCTCAACACGAGAAACGCGATGAGGTCCCACTCAACGGCCATCGCATCCCTCCCGGTGACCGGCGTCCGCGGACCCCGTGATGGCCCTCACCCCAAGACCCGGAATCCCGCCGCAATCAGGAT comes from the Thermoplasmata archaeon genome and includes:
- a CDS encoding proton-conducting transporter membrane subunit — translated: MIENAWLAWLILLLPLAAFVLVGLVGRRLPEGGGHVVVGAMAGSFVLSLYIFVQVLMQGGLGGAFTETLDGYVWIPGISGTDLRIALLIDNLSALMLVLVSFLCLLIFVYSMGYMREEEGKARYYAEVSLFATGMLGTVSADNFLQLLIFWEIMGLCSYLLIGFWYHKPEAAAAAKKAFLVTRVGDVLFLIGVLVIWNVFGTLTFDGIRARMAVLYPNTLTPELLTVIPLLLFGGAVGKSAQFPLHAWLPDAMEGPTTVSALIHAATMVKAGVYLVARSFIFLVPLAPTVEPPFTAILVIAAIGGFTALFAATMAVVNVDIKRVLAFSTISQLAYMFLGLGAGAYLMATESVRGEPVDSAGYSAALYHLFNHAFFKALLFLGAGSVIHAVHTNDMREMGGLSHHLPITSKTMLFGALALAGIVPFSGFFSKGEILSVTFEAGAEQPGFYLLYAFGVVTAFLTAFYIFRLWFMTFRGEYRGHEHPHESPRVMTVPLMILAGFALVSGLLAYPMQGFGNLVFFESAEARYPLIGVPLQDYVLEGLSMGVAVLGLALAWAVYATKRIPAERFTASPSGAFVHKMLTKRYWIDDAYDAFGRTAVYGAARGFDWFDRKVIDGIVNAVGRGGMATARGTDAFDRRVIDGAVNAVSLETVRTSWRLRTRQTGQVQSYAWVIVVGIVVVAAIIYAGMFLRLFGGR
- the nuoK gene encoding NADH-quinone oxidoreductase subunit NuoK, whose amino-acid sequence is MIPLEYELLLSAMLFCIGLYGILARRNAIIVLMSIEIMLNASILNFVAFSSYSGDPSGQVFALLGIAVAAADAAVGLAIFLSIYQTHGTIELDKVRFLKW
- a CDS encoding NADH-quinone oxidoreductase subunit J → MNARQVLVVLATGALFLVMALSFLGNVGWPNTPTAIPVYNPNATSSNGIANQLFNAYAITVLLIAILLGAAMIGGVYLAKMDEAGKVGP
- a CDS encoding NADH-quinone oxidoreductase subunit J → MAVEWDLIAFLVLSAFEVIGSVLVVVNRRLVRAAFWLAMTLVTIGAIYLLFLSEFVFLIQILVYAGAVPVLFVFGIMLTRRKIMDEAAEPEGGT